The following coding sequences lie in one Stenotrophomonas rhizophila genomic window:
- a CDS encoding glycoside hydrolase family 94 protein translates to MPHFRRLFGRWLRLRRLVRWRWRERQASVPAIEATEVPLRAALYSVEQMEVYGRALARQHRVRMRPGAERLLDRLQANERVLEDANTLLSNVVREQRPVTPAGEWLLDNYYLIQEQIQTARRHLPRGYSRQLPSLAAGPSAGLPRVYELSMQAIAHGDGRIDGDTLGRFIASYQSLAPLSLGELWAVPIMLRLALLENLRRMAARVMRDGTDRGLAAQWADNLNRAASDTPTDVVLVVADMARSEPPLTGAFIAELTRSLQGRGGAWAMPVAWLEQWAAAAGQRIDELVAAEGQQQAADQVSIGNSIGSLRFLSTMDWRTFVEDMSVVEQRLQEDPMGVYPQMDFGTRDAYRHVVEKIARGSRVAEERVATIALDLARAAEPLDGPRAHVGYWLVGEGVDATVDAVAEAAPRHRKARLRAHRVPLALYLLPIALLAVVATAGLLASGSGAVPVWLAALFALLVFSELGIVLVNWTATVLVTPRPLPKLDFSEGIPAACSTVVAVPSMLSSIDGIDVLTEALEVRFLANRDPQLRFVLLTDFLDAASAETPTDDTLLAHAVERIEELNSRYAAERGDRFYLLHRPRQWNPGEGVWMGHERKRGKLAALNALLRQGDAAAFMRTVGDTAALVGVRYVITLDSDTQLPRDAARAFVATLAHPLNRPRFDPALKRVVEGYGILQPSVGTSLGTRRTSRFARMFGSEPGIDPYSRMVSDVYQDLFDEGSFVGKGIYDVEAFEHALEGRLPENRILSHDLLEGCYARAGLVSDVRLYEDYPERYVADAKRRARWIRGDWQLLPWLMPWTPRPGSGWERNRLSLLSRGKLLDNLRRSVVPIAALALLVAGWLHAESPVAWTAWVLALWFAPPLIGMLRDALSVPDDTPLEAHYIMVGRGTLQSLLRAATQVACLPYEALLAGGAVLRTLWRMTVTRRHLLQWNPSSEVERRLGSDRGAEWRVMAPASVLAVALAAVVASVAPHALPVALPLLLAWTFAPALMAWLGRPPAASVAELSVTQRAFLGRLARRTWSFFQAWVREQDHWLPPDNIQEHPTLVVARRTSPTNIGLSLLANLSAWDFGWLQLGAVAERTALTFDTLDQLPRHRGHFLNWYDTETLAPLQPRYVSTVDSGNLAGHLLTLRQGLLALVDAPVLAPHTFDGLADTLGVLEEERQRHRPADAPLGDALNHLRQRLASARTDRPRGTAQLLARLQELAGLADAVLAQWPAPESPEEGALHWPALFAAECRAAHATLADLPADAGADVEAPVPSLRQLAALPGSAGADARVRIEQLQALAHRAGQFSLMEYGFLFYRTRNLLSIGYNVDDHRLDNSFYDLLASEARLCAFVAIAQGQLAQESWFALGRMLTEVNGTPTLLSWSGSMFEYLMPQLVMPSYPDTLLDQTARHAVEAQIVYGRSLNLPWGVSESGYNAVDARLNYQYRAFGVPGLGLKRGLGQDRVIAPYASMMALMVAPEAACQNLQALEGLGFSGRFGMYEAIDYTPARVPPGQDHVLLRSFMAHHQGMGLLSLDYLLRDQPMQRRFVADTEFQATLLLLQERIPRIGVFHPHEVEALGEHSAMAEHETSLRVLRDPAGPRPEVQLLSNGRYHGMLTHAGGGYSRHGDLSLTRWREDGTTDAWGSFCYLRDVDSGEFWSAAYQPTCVALDHYEAIFSDAKAEFRGARRGCESHLQVAISAEDDIELRRLRLTNRGRRQRTVEITTYAEVVLAPAASDDAHPAFSNLFVQSEILAAKQAVLCTRRPRSHDEVPPWMFHLVAVHDAEVVSISYETDRARFLGRGNTPRTPQALTTDIDLSGTDGSVLDPIVAIRVRVVLEPEQTVQLDMVFGIGADRTGCEAMVDKYRDRRLADRVFDLSWTHSQVVRRQINASQAEASLYERLASHVLYANPLLRAGDAVLQQNQRGQSGLWGHAISGDLPIVLLKVTDAENVELVRQLVQAHAYWRQKGLNTDLVIWNDSKAGYRQELQDQILGMVAASSETGLLDRPGGIFVRPVQNMSHEDRVLLQAVARVVLSDEDGTLAAQVGRQPLPVRRIPALVPQAEQQELALAMDATPGLPVVADPGPEPGLPPGVEHDEEVDDPWPFLPYRGAGRFDNGTGSFSEDGREYVVVVREGAPTPAPWANVIANARLGTVVSESAPGYTWFENAHEFRLTPWLNDPVSDTGGEAFYVRDEDTGRVWSPMPLPCRGTGAYRTRHGFGYTVYEHIEDGIASELWVFVDVTAPLKFSVLRLHNLSGRPRRLSAIGYVEWVMGDLRPKSRMHVVTERDPQTGSLLARNSYSTEFGGRMAFFDTDAEGCGWTCDRLEFIGRNGGLHAPAALRRERLDARAGAGMDPCAAIQVPLELAPGDRSETTFRLGAGRDREETLALARSRQGNQEAIDALDAVRIHWRNVLATVQVRTPDPAFDALANGWLVYQTLGCRYLARSGYYQSGGAFGFRDQLQDALALVHARPDLTREHLLLCAAHQFTEGDVMHWWHPPQGRGVRTRCSDDYLWLPQGACRYLEVTGDASVLDEVVGYIEGRAVTPEEEGYYDMPTLSAQRGTLYAHCVVALERGCRLLGERGLPLMGSGDWNDGMNRVGDQQRGESVWLGFFLHDTLRRFIALANARGDASRAQWCEEQAERLRQNLEQHAWDGAWYRRAWFDNGAMLGSSQNQECRIDSISQSWSVLSGVAAPERASQALDSLYTHLVRKDAKLIQLLDPPFDQTTEDPGYIRGYVPGVRENGGQYTHAAVWAAMAFAQQGDAVRAWELAGMINPLNHTLDAEAVQTYRVEPYVLAADVYAVSPHVGRGGWTWYTGSAGWMYRLLVESLLGIRRDGDRLSLEPCLPDHWPSFELSYRFGRSLYEFVVTRTAEGQPTLHVDGILQPDLTVLLRDDGHYYRVALDLGAAPG, encoded by the coding sequence ATGCCCCACTTTCGCCGTCTTTTTGGTCGTTGGCTCCGCCTGCGTCGTCTTGTCCGTTGGCGCTGGCGTGAGCGCCAGGCCTCGGTCCCGGCCATTGAAGCCACCGAGGTCCCGCTGCGGGCCGCGCTGTACAGCGTTGAACAGATGGAGGTGTACGGCCGCGCGCTTGCGCGCCAGCATCGCGTGCGGATGCGACCCGGCGCAGAGCGCCTGCTCGATCGCCTGCAAGCCAACGAACGTGTCCTGGAAGATGCCAACACGCTGCTCAGCAACGTAGTTCGCGAACAGCGGCCGGTGACCCCGGCCGGGGAATGGCTGCTCGACAACTACTACCTGATCCAGGAACAGATCCAGACCGCGCGCCGCCACCTGCCACGCGGCTACAGCCGGCAGTTGCCGTCCCTTGCCGCCGGCCCCTCGGCCGGGTTGCCGCGCGTGTATGAACTGTCGATGCAGGCCATCGCGCACGGCGATGGCCGCATTGACGGCGATACGCTGGGCCGTTTCATCGCCTCGTACCAGTCGCTCGCGCCGCTGAGCCTGGGCGAACTGTGGGCCGTTCCCATCATGCTGCGGCTGGCGCTGCTGGAGAATCTGCGGCGCATGGCGGCGCGGGTGATGCGCGACGGGACGGACCGCGGCCTGGCGGCCCAATGGGCGGACAACCTCAATCGCGCCGCCTCCGACACCCCGACCGATGTGGTCCTGGTGGTAGCCGACATGGCACGCTCCGAGCCGCCCTTGACCGGCGCGTTCATCGCCGAGCTTACCCGCTCGCTGCAAGGGCGCGGCGGCGCGTGGGCCATGCCCGTCGCCTGGTTGGAACAGTGGGCGGCCGCGGCTGGGCAGCGCATCGACGAGCTGGTCGCCGCCGAGGGGCAGCAGCAAGCGGCCGATCAGGTCTCCATCGGCAACAGCATCGGCAGCCTGCGTTTTCTGTCCACCATGGATTGGCGTACCTTTGTCGAAGATATGAGCGTGGTCGAGCAGCGGCTGCAGGAGGACCCCATGGGCGTCTATCCGCAGATGGATTTCGGCACCCGCGACGCCTATCGCCATGTCGTAGAGAAGATTGCGCGCGGTAGCCGCGTCGCCGAAGAGCGCGTTGCGACCATCGCGCTGGACCTGGCACGGGCCGCTGAGCCGCTCGATGGGCCACGTGCGCACGTAGGCTACTGGCTCGTCGGCGAAGGCGTGGACGCCACCGTGGACGCAGTGGCCGAGGCAGCACCGCGCCACCGCAAGGCCCGGCTACGCGCGCATCGCGTGCCACTTGCCCTGTACCTGCTGCCGATCGCCCTGCTGGCGGTGGTGGCCACCGCTGGCCTGCTGGCCTCGGGCAGTGGCGCGGTGCCCGTGTGGCTGGCCGCGTTGTTCGCGCTGCTGGTGTTCAGCGAGCTGGGCATCGTCCTGGTGAACTGGACCGCGACGGTACTGGTCACCCCCAGGCCGCTTCCCAAGCTCGATTTCAGCGAAGGTATCCCGGCCGCCTGCTCCACCGTGGTCGCAGTCCCCTCGATGCTGTCCAGCATCGACGGCATCGATGTGCTGACCGAAGCGCTGGAGGTCCGCTTCCTGGCCAACCGCGATCCTCAGCTGCGCTTCGTGCTGCTGACGGACTTCCTCGACGCCGCGTCCGCCGAGACGCCGACGGACGACACCCTGCTCGCGCACGCCGTGGAGCGCATCGAAGAACTGAACAGCCGCTACGCGGCCGAGCGCGGCGATCGCTTCTACCTGCTGCACCGCCCCAGGCAATGGAACCCGGGCGAAGGGGTGTGGATGGGACACGAGCGCAAGCGCGGCAAGCTGGCAGCGCTCAATGCCCTGCTCCGCCAAGGCGATGCGGCCGCGTTCATGCGCACCGTCGGTGACACGGCGGCCCTGGTCGGCGTCCGCTACGTCATCACCCTGGATTCGGACACGCAGCTTCCGCGGGATGCCGCACGCGCCTTCGTCGCCACCTTGGCACACCCGCTCAACCGCCCGCGCTTCGATCCGGCGCTGAAACGCGTGGTGGAGGGCTACGGCATCCTGCAGCCCAGCGTCGGCACCAGCCTGGGCACGCGCCGCACCTCGCGGTTTGCCCGGATGTTCGGCAGCGAGCCCGGCATCGATCCGTACTCGCGCATGGTCTCGGATGTCTACCAGGACCTGTTCGACGAAGGCTCCTTCGTGGGCAAGGGCATCTATGACGTCGAGGCCTTCGAGCATGCGCTGGAAGGCCGCCTGCCCGAGAACCGCATCCTCAGCCACGACCTGCTGGAAGGCTGCTATGCACGCGCCGGCCTGGTCAGCGATGTGCGCCTGTACGAGGACTATCCCGAGCGCTACGTCGCCGATGCAAAGCGCCGTGCGCGCTGGATCCGCGGCGACTGGCAGCTGCTGCCCTGGTTGATGCCGTGGACACCGCGCCCGGGATCGGGATGGGAACGCAACCGGCTCAGTCTGCTGTCGCGTGGCAAGTTGCTGGACAACCTGCGCCGGAGCGTGGTGCCGATTGCTGCCTTGGCCTTGCTCGTGGCGGGCTGGCTGCATGCCGAAAGCCCGGTTGCGTGGACGGCGTGGGTGCTGGCGTTGTGGTTCGCCCCGCCGCTGATCGGCATGCTGCGCGATGCGCTGAGCGTTCCGGACGACACCCCGCTGGAAGCGCACTACATCATGGTCGGGCGCGGTACGCTGCAGTCGTTGCTGCGCGCCGCCACCCAGGTCGCGTGTCTGCCCTACGAAGCGTTGCTGGCCGGTGGCGCAGTGCTGCGCACGCTCTGGCGCATGACCGTCACCCGCCGCCATCTGCTGCAATGGAACCCCTCCAGCGAAGTAGAGCGCCGCCTCGGTAGCGACCGCGGCGCGGAATGGCGGGTGATGGCGCCGGCGTCGGTGCTGGCGGTTGCGCTGGCGGCGGTCGTGGCCAGCGTGGCTCCGCACGCCCTGCCTGTCGCCCTGCCCCTGCTGTTGGCGTGGACCTTCGCGCCCGCGTTGATGGCGTGGCTGGGCCGGCCGCCGGCCGCGAGCGTGGCCGAACTGTCCGTGACCCAGCGGGCGTTCCTGGGCCGGCTGGCGCGGCGCACCTGGTCGTTCTTCCAGGCCTGGGTGCGCGAGCAGGATCATTGGCTGCCGCCGGACAATATCCAGGAGCACCCGACGCTGGTGGTGGCGCGGCGCACCTCGCCGACCAACATCGGCCTGTCCCTGCTGGCCAATCTGTCCGCGTGGGATTTCGGCTGGCTCCAGCTGGGCGCGGTCGCGGAACGTACCGCCCTCACCTTCGATACGCTGGACCAGCTGCCGCGCCACCGCGGCCACTTCCTGAACTGGTACGACACCGAAACCCTGGCGCCGCTGCAGCCGCGCTACGTCTCCACCGTGGACAGCGGCAACCTGGCCGGCCACCTGCTGACGCTGCGCCAAGGCCTGCTCGCGCTGGTGGACGCGCCGGTGCTGGCGCCGCACACGTTCGACGGCCTGGCCGATACGCTCGGCGTGCTGGAAGAGGAACGGCAACGCCATCGCCCCGCTGACGCGCCATTGGGCGATGCGCTCAACCATCTTCGCCAGCGCCTGGCATCAGCGCGTACTGACCGCCCCCGTGGGACCGCGCAGCTGCTCGCCCGGTTGCAGGAGCTCGCCGGTCTGGCCGACGCCGTGCTGGCGCAGTGGCCGGCACCGGAGTCGCCCGAGGAAGGTGCGCTGCACTGGCCGGCCCTGTTCGCTGCCGAATGCCGTGCCGCCCACGCGACACTCGCCGATCTCCCGGCCGATGCCGGCGCGGACGTCGAGGCGCCGGTGCCCAGCCTGCGCCAGCTGGCCGCCCTGCCCGGTTCCGCCGGTGCGGACGCGCGCGTGCGCATCGAGCAGCTGCAGGCGCTGGCGCACCGCGCCGGGCAGTTCTCGCTGATGGAATACGGGTTCCTGTTCTACCGTACCCGCAACCTGCTCTCGATCGGCTACAACGTCGACGACCACCGTCTCGACAACAGCTTCTACGACCTGCTCGCTTCCGAAGCGCGGCTGTGCGCCTTCGTCGCCATCGCCCAGGGGCAGTTGGCGCAGGAGAGCTGGTTCGCACTCGGCCGGATGCTCACCGAGGTCAACGGCACGCCGACGCTGTTGTCATGGAGTGGCTCGATGTTCGAGTACCTCATGCCGCAGCTGGTGATGCCCAGCTATCCGGATACGCTGCTCGACCAGACCGCGCGGCATGCGGTCGAGGCGCAGATCGTCTACGGCCGCAGCTTGAACCTGCCATGGGGCGTGTCCGAGTCCGGCTATAACGCCGTCGATGCCCGTCTGAACTACCAGTACCGTGCGTTCGGCGTGCCGGGGTTGGGTCTGAAGCGTGGCCTGGGCCAGGATCGGGTGATCGCGCCCTACGCCAGCATGATGGCGCTGATGGTGGCGCCGGAGGCGGCGTGCCAGAACCTCCAGGCACTCGAAGGTCTCGGGTTCTCCGGGCGCTTCGGTATGTACGAAGCAATCGACTACACCCCCGCCCGGGTGCCGCCGGGGCAGGATCACGTGCTGTTGCGTTCGTTCATGGCCCACCACCAAGGCATGGGCCTGCTGTCGCTGGATTACCTGTTGCGCGACCAGCCAATGCAGCGCCGTTTCGTTGCCGATACCGAGTTCCAGGCCACCCTGCTGCTGCTGCAGGAACGCATCCCGCGCATCGGCGTGTTCCATCCGCATGAGGTCGAAGCCCTGGGCGAGCACTCGGCCATGGCCGAGCACGAAACCTCCCTGCGCGTCCTGCGCGACCCGGCGGGCCCGCGCCCGGAAGTGCAGCTGCTCTCCAACGGGCGCTACCACGGCATGCTGACCCATGCCGGCGGCGGCTACAGCCGCCACGGCGATCTGTCGCTCACCCGCTGGCGCGAGGACGGCACCACCGATGCCTGGGGGTCGTTCTGCTACCTGCGTGACGTGGACAGCGGCGAGTTCTGGTCTGCCGCCTACCAGCCCACCTGCGTGGCGCTGGACCATTACGAGGCGATCTTCTCCGACGCCAAAGCGGAGTTCCGGGGTGCCCGCCGCGGCTGCGAGAGTCATCTGCAGGTCGCCATCTCGGCCGAGGACGACATCGAGCTCAGGCGCCTGCGCCTGACCAACCGCGGCCGTCGCCAGCGCACGGTGGAGATCACCACCTATGCCGAAGTGGTGCTGGCACCCGCAGCGTCCGACGATGCGCATCCGGCCTTCAGCAACCTCTTCGTGCAGAGTGAGATCCTGGCCGCCAAGCAGGCCGTGCTCTGCACGCGCCGGCCCCGTTCGCACGACGAAGTGCCACCGTGGATGTTCCATCTGGTCGCGGTGCATGACGCCGAGGTCGTGTCGATCTCCTACGAAACCGACCGTGCGCGCTTCCTGGGCCGTGGCAACACGCCGCGGACCCCGCAGGCGTTGACCACCGATATCGACCTATCCGGCACGGACGGCTCGGTGCTCGACCCGATCGTCGCCATCCGCGTGCGGGTGGTGCTGGAGCCCGAGCAGACCGTGCAGCTGGACATGGTGTTTGGCATCGGCGCCGACCGCACCGGTTGCGAGGCGATGGTCGACAAGTACCGTGATCGCCGCCTGGCAGACCGCGTCTTCGACCTGTCCTGGACACACAGCCAGGTTGTACGCCGGCAGATCAATGCCAGCCAGGCCGAAGCCTCGCTGTACGAGCGCCTGGCCAGCCACGTGCTGTATGCCAATCCGCTGCTGCGCGCGGGCGACGCCGTCCTGCAGCAGAACCAGCGGGGGCAATCCGGGCTGTGGGGCCATGCCATCTCGGGCGACTTGCCCATCGTCCTGCTCAAGGTCACCGACGCGGAGAACGTGGAACTGGTCAGGCAGCTGGTGCAGGCGCACGCGTATTGGCGCCAGAAGGGACTCAACACCGACCTGGTGATCTGGAACGACAGCAAGGCCGGCTATCGGCAGGAACTGCAGGACCAGATCCTTGGGATGGTGGCCGCCAGTTCGGAGACGGGCCTGCTGGATCGCCCCGGCGGCATTTTCGTGCGGCCGGTGCAGAACATGAGCCACGAGGACCGCGTTCTGCTGCAGGCCGTGGCACGGGTGGTGCTCAGCGACGAGGACGGCACGCTGGCCGCCCAGGTGGGGCGCCAGCCGCTGCCTGTACGACGCATTCCGGCCCTGGTGCCGCAGGCGGAGCAGCAGGAGCTGGCACTGGCGATGGACGCGACGCCCGGGCTGCCCGTCGTCGCCGACCCGGGACCCGAACCCGGACTGCCCCCGGGCGTTGAGCACGACGAAGAGGTGGACGACCCGTGGCCGTTCCTTCCGTACCGCGGCGCCGGCCGATTCGACAACGGCACCGGCAGTTTCAGCGAGGACGGCCGCGAGTACGTTGTGGTCGTGCGCGAAGGCGCCCCGACCCCGGCGCCGTGGGCCAACGTGATCGCGAACGCCCGCCTGGGTACGGTCGTCAGCGAGAGTGCACCGGGCTATACCTGGTTTGAAAACGCACACGAATTCCGCTTGACGCCCTGGCTCAACGATCCGGTGTCCGATACCGGCGGCGAAGCCTTCTACGTGCGCGATGAGGACACCGGCCGTGTCTGGTCGCCGATGCCGCTGCCATGCCGGGGCACCGGGGCGTACCGTACCCGCCACGGCTTTGGCTACACGGTCTACGAGCACATCGAAGACGGCATCGCCAGCGAGCTGTGGGTCTTCGTCGATGTCACCGCCCCACTGAAGTTCTCGGTCCTGCGGTTGCACAACCTCTCGGGCCGGCCACGGCGGCTGTCGGCCATCGGCTATGTGGAGTGGGTCATGGGTGACCTGCGCCCGAAGTCGCGCATGCACGTGGTTACCGAACGCGACCCGCAGACCGGGTCGCTGCTGGCGCGCAACAGCTACAGCACCGAGTTCGGCGGCCGGATGGCCTTCTTCGACACCGATGCCGAGGGCTGCGGCTGGACCTGTGACCGCCTGGAGTTCATCGGCCGCAACGGCGGCCTGCACGCACCGGCCGCGTTGCGTCGCGAGCGTCTGGATGCACGGGCCGGTGCGGGCATGGATCCCTGCGCGGCGATCCAGGTGCCGCTGGAGCTGGCGCCGGGCGACCGCAGTGAAACCACGTTCCGCCTTGGCGCGGGGCGCGACCGCGAGGAAACGCTGGCGTTGGCACGAAGCCGCCAGGGCAATCAGGAGGCCATCGATGCGCTGGACGCCGTGCGCATCCACTGGCGCAATGTGCTGGCCACGGTGCAGGTCCGCACGCCGGACCCGGCGTTCGACGCACTGGCCAATGGCTGGCTGGTCTACCAGACCCTGGGCTGCCGCTACCTGGCACGCAGTGGCTACTATCAGTCCGGCGGCGCGTTCGGCTTCCGCGACCAACTGCAGGACGCGCTCGCCCTTGTACACGCGCGCCCGGACCTGACCCGCGAGCACCTGCTGCTCTGCGCGGCACACCAGTTCACCGAAGGCGATGTGATGCACTGGTGGCACCCGCCGCAAGGTCGCGGCGTGCGCACCCGCTGCTCGGACGATTATCTGTGGCTGCCCCAGGGCGCATGCCGCTACCTGGAGGTCACCGGCGACGCCAGCGTGCTGGACGAAGTGGTCGGCTACATCGAGGGTCGCGCGGTGACCCCGGAAGAGGAAGGCTACTACGACATGCCTACCCTTTCGGCACAGCGCGGCACGTTGTATGCGCACTGCGTCGTCGCGCTGGAACGCGGGTGCCGGTTGCTCGGCGAACGCGGGCTTCCGTTGATGGGCAGCGGCGATTGGAACGATGGCATGAACCGCGTCGGCGACCAGCAGCGCGGTGAAAGTGTGTGGCTCGGGTTCTTCCTGCATGACACGCTTCGCCGCTTCATCGCGCTGGCCAACGCGCGTGGCGATGCCTCCCGTGCGCAATGGTGCGAAGAACAGGCCGAACGCCTGCGTCAGAACCTGGAACAGCATGCCTGGGACGGCGCGTGGTATCGCCGCGCCTGGTTCGACAACGGCGCCATGTTGGGCTCGTCACAGAATCAGGAGTGCCGCATCGATTCGATCTCCCAGAGCTGGTCGGTGCTGTCAGGCGTGGCCGCGCCTGAGCGTGCCAGCCAAGCACTGGATTCGCTGTACACGCATCTGGTGCGAAAGGACGCCAAGCTGATCCAGCTCCTCGACCCGCCCTTCGACCAGACCACGGAGGACCCCGGCTACATTCGGGGTTACGTACCGGGCGTGCGCGAGAATGGCGGCCAGTACACCCACGCGGCGGTGTGGGCGGCGATGGCATTCGCACAGCAGGGCGATGCGGTGCGTGCCTGGGAGCTGGCCGGCATGATCAATCCCCTGAACCACACGCTGGACGCCGAGGCAGTCCAGACCTACCGCGTCGAACCCTATGTGTTGGCTGCCGATGTCTACGCCGTGTCGCCGCACGTCGGGCGAGGCGGCTGGACGTGGTACACCGGGTCGGCCGGGTGGATGTATCGCCTGCTGGTGGAATCCCTGCTCGGCATCCGTCGCGACGGCGATCGTCTTTCGCTTGAACCTTGCCTGCCCGATCACTGGCCGTCGTTCGAACTGAGCTACCGCTTCGGGCGCAGCCTGTATGAGTTCGTGGTGACCCGCACCGCGGAAGGTCAGCCTACGCTGCATGTGGATGGCATCCTGCAGCCGGACCTCACCGTCCTGCTCCGCGACGACGGCCATTACTACCGTGTCGCGCTGGATCTGGGTGCCGCTCCGGGATGA
- a CDS encoding nuclear transport factor 2 family protein gives MQIEEYEERLRVAMLHSNVAELEVLIDDDLVFVGPGGGIYTKADDLQLHRSGAQRMSQADWHAVEVRSYGTTCVTVVTAALSGTLMGEPFSGRFRYLRTWMQKEGVWRVVAGSVSAISE, from the coding sequence ATGCAGATTGAAGAATACGAAGAGCGGCTTCGCGTTGCCATGCTGCACAGCAATGTGGCGGAGCTGGAGGTCCTGATTGATGACGACCTGGTGTTCGTCGGGCCAGGGGGCGGCATTTATACGAAGGCGGATGACCTGCAGCTGCATCGCTCGGGGGCGCAACGCATGTCTCAAGCGGACTGGCATGCGGTGGAAGTGCGTTCGTACGGTACGACATGCGTCACCGTGGTAACTGCTGCGCTGTCTGGCACGCTCATGGGAGAGCCATTCTCTGGCCGGTTCCGTTATCTGCGCACCTGGATGCAGAAAGAGGGTGTGTGGCGCGTGGTTGCCGGTAGCGTGTCGGCGATCAGCGAATAA